The Thermanaerovibrio acidaminovorans DSM 6589 genome contains a region encoding:
- the mnmG gene encoding tRNA uridine-5-carboxymethylaminomethyl(34) synthesis enzyme MnmG, with the protein MNRGDDFYPVVVVGGGHAGCEAALASARMGVRTLLLNMNLENTALMACNPSIGGPAKGHLTREVDAMGGFQAKAADRSALHVRWLNTSKGPAVRTLRIQCDMWEFHRAYRLQVESQPNLHVLQAEAVDLWVEDRRIRGVRTSLGQVVECLAVILSPGTYSGARVYIGLDRFQAGPMGNLGSYRLAESLMSLGLKLGRLKTGTPPRLHRDSIDWDSIPHQEGEEEPCAMSVFSEPRVVSGFFCGCTRTNLETHRIIIEALDRSPLYTGLIEGVGPRYCPSIEDKVVRFPHRDSHPVFLEPVGKDSNEVYVQNFSTSLPYDVQVRMVRTLPGCEGARILKPGYAIEYWYSDPRQLEPWLEVKGLAGLFMAGQVNGTSGYEEAASQGLVAGVNGALRAMGVNEPFVLGRHEAYVGVLIDDLVTKGTDEPYRMLTSRCEHRLRLRHDNADRRLSFRARELGLLDDLSWGVVMSRMEDQRKLREALEGAVLKPDFVNPRLRELGSSPVEEPVRALELLRRPEVTWETLRDLTRIGGPSESWRSVEVEEKYRGYVAREDRRVERMSRMDQVRIPEGFDFGSVRGLLRESLEKLNRVRPRTLGQASRISGVTPADVELIWMHLEGGDGP; encoded by the coding sequence GTGGTGGTGGGGGGCGGCCATGCGGGGTGCGAGGCGGCCCTGGCTTCCGCCCGGATGGGGGTGCGCACCCTGCTGCTCAACATGAACCTGGAGAACACCGCCCTTATGGCCTGCAACCCCTCCATAGGGGGCCCCGCCAAGGGGCACCTAACCCGGGAGGTGGACGCCATGGGGGGCTTTCAGGCCAAGGCGGCGGACCGATCCGCCCTGCACGTCAGGTGGCTTAACACCTCCAAGGGGCCCGCAGTGAGGACCCTTCGGATCCAGTGCGACATGTGGGAGTTTCACAGGGCCTACCGGCTCCAGGTGGAGTCCCAGCCCAACCTCCACGTCCTCCAGGCGGAGGCGGTGGACCTATGGGTGGAGGATCGCCGGATAAGGGGGGTCAGGACCTCCCTTGGGCAGGTGGTGGAGTGCCTTGCGGTGATCCTCTCTCCTGGCACCTACAGCGGAGCTAGGGTGTACATAGGTCTGGATCGATTCCAGGCGGGGCCCATGGGGAACCTGGGGTCCTATCGTCTTGCGGAGTCGTTGATGTCCCTGGGGCTCAAGCTGGGCAGGCTCAAGACCGGGACCCCTCCCAGGCTCCACCGGGACTCCATAGACTGGGATTCGATACCGCACCAGGAGGGGGAGGAGGAGCCCTGCGCCATGAGCGTCTTCTCCGAGCCCCGGGTGGTGTCCGGCTTCTTCTGCGGTTGCACCAGGACCAACCTGGAGACCCACCGGATCATAATCGAGGCCCTGGACCGGAGCCCCCTCTACACTGGGCTCATAGAGGGAGTTGGGCCCAGGTACTGTCCGTCCATCGAGGACAAGGTGGTCCGTTTCCCCCACCGGGACTCCCATCCGGTCTTCCTGGAGCCGGTGGGCAAGGATTCCAACGAGGTCTACGTCCAGAACTTCTCCACGTCGTTGCCCTACGACGTTCAGGTCCGGATGGTTAGGACCCTGCCGGGATGCGAGGGGGCCAGGATACTTAAGCCCGGTTACGCCATAGAGTACTGGTACTCGGATCCAAGGCAGCTGGAGCCCTGGCTGGAGGTGAAGGGCCTTGCGGGGCTCTTCATGGCGGGGCAGGTGAACGGCACCTCCGGCTACGAGGAGGCGGCCTCCCAGGGTCTGGTGGCGGGGGTGAACGGGGCCCTGAGGGCCATGGGGGTCAACGAACCCTTCGTGCTGGGCCGTCACGAGGCCTACGTGGGGGTCCTGATCGACGATCTGGTGACCAAGGGGACCGACGAGCCCTACCGGATGCTCACCAGCCGCTGTGAGCACCGGCTGAGGCTTAGGCACGACAATGCGGACCGGAGGCTGTCCTTCAGGGCCCGGGAGCTGGGGCTCCTGGACGACCTTAGCTGGGGCGTGGTGATGTCCCGGATGGAGGACCAGAGGAAGCTCCGGGAGGCGCTAGAAGGGGCGGTGCTGAAGCCGGACTTCGTGAACCCCAGGCTGAGGGAGCTGGGTTCCTCGCCGGTGGAAGAGCCCGTTAGGGCCCTGGAGCTCCTTAGAAGGCCGGAGGTGACCTGGGAGACGTTGAGGGATCTCACCCGCATCGGGGGCCCGTCTGAGTCGTGGCGGTCCGTGGAGGTGGAGGAGAAGTACCGGGGCTACGTGGCCCGGGAGGACCGGCGGGTGGAGCGGATGAGCCGGATGGACCAGGTGAGGATCCCGGAGGGATTCGACTTCGGGTCCGTGAGGGGGCTTCTAAGGGAGAGCCTGGAGAAGCTGAACCGGGTTCGGCCCAGGACGCTGGGCCAGGCGAGCCGCATATCCGGCGTGACGCCCGCGGACGTGGAGCTCATCTGGATGCACCTCGAGGGGGGTGATGGCCCTTGA
- a CDS encoding DUF721 domain-containing protein, translated as MRSFREVISEARGEVRIGLGLAHLKRMWRGLVGEELGSRSRPASFERGCLLVVCSSSSARMKMMMCKKGVLVALRRLGLPVEDIRAVVGGGGFERPLEVKVSSPRPKARPRPQVDPEALERARERLAGLVSDPEILTALARLMALRGEG; from the coding sequence TTGAGGTCCTTCAGGGAGGTCATATCCGAGGCCCGGGGTGAGGTGAGGATAGGCCTTGGGCTGGCGCACCTGAAGCGAATGTGGCGGGGTCTTGTGGGGGAGGAGCTGGGGTCCAGGAGCAGGCCCGCGTCGTTCGAGCGGGGCTGTCTTCTGGTGGTCTGTTCCAGCTCCTCCGCCCGGATGAAGATGATGATGTGCAAGAAGGGGGTCCTGGTGGCCTTGAGGCGCTTGGGGCTTCCGGTGGAGGACATAAGGGCGGTGGTCGGGGGCGGCGGATTCGAGCGTCCCCTGGAGGTTAAGGTGTCGTCTCCGAGGCCCAAGGCTAGGCCCCGGCCCCAGGTGGACCCGGAGGCGCTGGAGAGGGCCCGGGAGCGCCTTGCGGGCCTTGTGAGCGACCCGGAGATACTGACCGCCCTTGCCAGGCTCATGGCCCTCCGGGGGGAGGGGTAG
- a CDS encoding NAD(P)H-dependent flavin oxidoreductase, giving the protein MRLKLPELKIGKHSPRYPLVQGGMGVMISGPRLAGAVAACGGVGTIASVGLACASPHFDGRNYFEANQLAMADALREARAIAPEGVIAVNCMCALTDYDTQVRSACEAGADVIVSGAGLPLNLPELTRDFPDVALVPIVSSLKAAELIVRRWEKQHGRQPDGFVVETPLHAGGHLGATKMEHVTDPEFSLETVVPQLVRYVEDVLKSPIPVIAAGGIFDRSDMERAFALGAKGVQMGTRFACTEECDADVRFKEAYVNATADDVVVIMSPVGIPGRALRNPFVQRYLEGKVESKPCIARCLSHCTYIRTRETFCIAQALVDAYRGNWEEGLFFCGDNVHRCQRIERVRDIFAELFPGD; this is encoded by the coding sequence ATGAGGTTGAAGCTACCGGAACTCAAGATAGGAAAGCACAGTCCCAGGTATCCTCTGGTTCAGGGCGGCATGGGGGTCATGATATCCGGCCCCAGGCTGGCGGGGGCCGTGGCGGCCTGCGGCGGGGTGGGCACCATAGCCAGCGTGGGGCTTGCGTGCGCATCCCCCCACTTCGACGGGAGGAACTACTTCGAGGCCAACCAGCTGGCCATGGCGGACGCCCTCAGGGAGGCCAGGGCCATTGCCCCGGAGGGGGTCATAGCGGTGAACTGCATGTGTGCCCTCACCGACTACGACACCCAGGTCCGGTCCGCCTGCGAGGCCGGGGCGGACGTGATCGTCTCCGGCGCGGGGCTGCCCCTCAATCTCCCGGAGCTCACCCGGGATTTCCCGGACGTGGCGCTGGTTCCCATTGTCAGCTCCCTCAAGGCGGCGGAGCTGATCGTCCGCCGGTGGGAGAAGCAGCACGGCCGCCAGCCCGACGGGTTCGTGGTGGAGACCCCCCTTCACGCCGGGGGTCACCTGGGGGCCACCAAGATGGAGCACGTTACGGACCCGGAGTTTTCCCTGGAGACGGTGGTGCCCCAGCTGGTCCGGTACGTGGAGGACGTCTTGAAGAGCCCGATCCCGGTCATAGCCGCCGGGGGGATCTTCGACAGGTCCGACATGGAGCGGGCCTTCGCCCTGGGGGCCAAGGGGGTCCAGATGGGGACCCGGTTTGCCTGTACCGAGGAGTGCGACGCGGACGTGCGCTTCAAGGAGGCCTACGTTAACGCCACCGCCGACGACGTGGTGGTCATCATGAGCCCCGTGGGCATACCCGGCAGGGCACTGAGGAACCCCTTCGTCCAGCGCTACCTGGAGGGCAAGGTGGAGAGCAAGCCCTGCATCGCCCGGTGTCTAAGCCACTGCACCTACATAAGGACCCGGGAGACCTTCTGCATAGCCCAGGCCCTGGTGGACGCCTACCGGGGCAACTGGGAGGAGGGGCTCTTCTTCTGCGGCGACAACGTGCACCGCTGCCAGAGGATCGAGCGGGTGAGGGACATCTTCGCCGAGCTCTTCCCCGGGGATTGA
- a CDS encoding class II SORL domain-containing protein, protein MKMADLIQSGDWKGEKHVPVIEVKGPVKAGEPFEVQVSVGKEIPHPNTTEHHIRWIQLIFKPEGGKFPYEVGRVTFDVHGESTDGANQGPAHTEPFGVFRLKVAKGGTLTALSYCNIHGLWESSVDLAAE, encoded by the coding sequence ATGAAGATGGCGGATCTGATTCAGTCCGGCGACTGGAAGGGCGAGAAGCACGTACCGGTCATAGAGGTCAAGGGGCCGGTGAAGGCCGGGGAGCCCTTTGAGGTTCAGGTTTCGGTGGGCAAGGAGATACCCCATCCCAACACCACGGAGCACCACATCCGCTGGATCCAGCTGATCTTCAAGCCCGAGGGGGGCAAGTTCCCCTACGAGGTTGGCCGGGTGACCTTCGACGTCCACGGGGAGTCAACCGACGGGGCCAACCAGGGTCCTGCCCACACGGAGCCCTTCGGGGTCTTCAGGCTGAAGGTGGCCAAGGGGGGCACCCTCACCGCCCTCTCCTACTGTAACATCCACGGCCTCTGGGAGAGCTCGGTGGACCTGGCGGCGGAGTAG
- a CDS encoding ABC transporter substrate-binding protein, with translation MRKKAVLLLLALGVMSLMSLPALAADKPVYGGTLVYREASDPPKIDPAFTTDTTSDRASNLIFETLVINSPDGKRILPCLAESWTINKDSTVFTFKLRKGVKFHSVSEGKPTLNKGREVKAEDVKYSFERLVRLKSPRAYFVEQIKGYKEFTEGKAKEWTGIKVLDPYTVQFTLEYPFAPFLAVLAYHAFSVVPREDAEKWGKDFSFHPVGTGPFVFKEWKHDQRFVVERNPHYWGKDAQGNRLPYVDRVEIRIVPDNSVAWLEFKKGNIDILSAIPNEYYKECKGLYGPKKLFVERPGVGTFYIGMNTSKPPFKDNVKLRQALNWAIDRQAISDLILSGRNRPVKGVLPPSMPGFNPNLKGYGYDPAKAKKLLAEAGYPKGLTVEFQFNSGGSNRQIAEAVQAQLSQIGVNVKLKELDWGAHLDMCDRGETQMYRMTWVVDYMDPDNFLFVNLHSSNAGSKGNYSFYKNPKVDRLLSEARRESNWNKRMKLYQEAEQLIVNDAPWIFMMATSSSMVHQPNVKNVVLHAMGDYMTDLSRVWKVK, from the coding sequence ATGCGAAAAAAGGCGGTCCTGCTCCTGTTGGCACTGGGCGTCATGTCCCTTATGTCCCTTCCGGCCCTGGCGGCGGATAAGCCGGTCTACGGGGGAACCCTGGTCTACCGGGAAGCGTCGGATCCCCCCAAGATAGACCCGGCGTTCACCACTGACACCACCTCCGATCGGGCGTCCAACCTGATATTCGAGACGTTGGTGATCAACTCCCCGGACGGCAAGAGGATCCTTCCCTGCCTTGCGGAGTCCTGGACCATAAACAAGGACTCCACGGTGTTCACCTTCAAGCTCCGCAAGGGGGTCAAGTTCCACAGCGTGAGCGAGGGGAAGCCAACGCTGAACAAGGGCCGGGAGGTGAAGGCGGAGGACGTGAAGTACTCCTTCGAGCGTCTGGTCCGTCTCAAGAGCCCCCGGGCCTACTTCGTGGAGCAGATAAAGGGCTACAAGGAGTTCACCGAGGGTAAGGCCAAGGAGTGGACCGGGATAAAGGTTCTGGACCCCTACACGGTGCAGTTCACCCTGGAGTACCCCTTCGCGCCGTTCCTTGCGGTGCTGGCGTACCACGCGTTCAGCGTGGTTCCCCGGGAGGACGCGGAGAAGTGGGGCAAGGACTTCTCGTTCCACCCGGTGGGCACCGGTCCGTTCGTGTTCAAGGAGTGGAAGCACGACCAGCGTTTCGTGGTGGAGCGGAACCCCCATTACTGGGGCAAGGATGCCCAGGGGAACAGGCTTCCCTACGTGGACAGGGTGGAGATCCGGATCGTCCCGGACAACTCGGTGGCGTGGCTGGAGTTCAAAAAGGGCAACATCGACATCCTGTCCGCCATCCCCAACGAGTACTACAAGGAGTGCAAGGGCCTCTACGGTCCCAAGAAGCTGTTCGTGGAGCGTCCCGGGGTGGGCACCTTCTACATCGGCATGAACACCTCCAAGCCCCCCTTCAAGGACAACGTGAAGCTCCGCCAGGCGCTGAACTGGGCCATCGACCGGCAGGCCATCTCGGACCTGATCCTGAGCGGCCGGAACAGGCCAGTTAAGGGGGTCCTGCCCCCCAGCATGCCGGGCTTCAACCCCAACCTGAAGGGCTACGGCTATGACCCCGCCAAGGCGAAGAAGCTCCTGGCGGAGGCGGGCTACCCCAAGGGGCTCACAGTGGAGTTCCAGTTCAACTCCGGGGGTAGCAACCGGCAGATAGCCGAGGCGGTCCAGGCCCAGCTATCCCAGATAGGGGTCAACGTGAAGCTGAAGGAGCTGGACTGGGGGGCGCACCTGGACATGTGCGACCGGGGTGAGACCCAGATGTACCGGATGACCTGGGTGGTGGACTACATGGACCCGGACAACTTCCTGTTCGTGAACCTCCACTCCTCCAATGCGGGCTCCAAGGGGAACTACTCCTTCTACAAGAACCCCAAGGTGGACCGGCTCCTGTCCGAGGCCCGGCGGGAGTCCAACTGGAACAAGCGGATGAAGCTCTACCAGGAGGCGGAGCAGCTGATCGTCAACGATGCCCCCTGGATCTTCATGATGGCCACCAGCAGCAGCATGGTGCACCAGCCCAACGTGAAGAACGTTGTCCTCCACGCCATGGGGGACTACATGACGGACCTCTCCAGGGTCTGGAAGGTCAAGTGA
- a CDS encoding ABC transporter substrate-binding protein codes for MRKKAVLLLLALGVMSLMSLPALAADKPVYGGTLVYREASDPPKIDPAFTTDTASDRASNLIFETLVFNDPDGKKILPGLAESWTINKDSTVFTFKLRKGVKFHSVSEGKPTLNKGREVKAEDVKYSFERLVRLKSPRAYFVEQIKGYKEFTEGKAKEWSGIKVLDPYTVQFTLEYPFAPFLAVLAYHAFSVVPREDAEKWGKDFSFHPVGTGPFVFKEWKHDQRFVVERNPHYWGKDAQGNRLPYVDRVELRVIPDQSVAWLEFKKGNIDILTAVPDEVYKECVATYGPKKLFVERPWVGTYYIGMNTSKPPFKDNVKLRQALNWAIDRQAINQMILNGRRKVNKGVLPPGMPGFNPNLKGYGYDPAKAKKLLAEAGYPNGLDVELQFNAGAGHKAICEAVQAQLSQIGVNVKLKELDWGVHLDTCDRGETQMFRMGWVVDYMDPDNFLFVNLHSSNFGSKGNYSFYKNPKVDQLLSEARRESNWGKRMKLYQEAEQLIVNDAPWIFLFAYTTSMVHQPNVKNVVLPAMGDYQIDLSRVWKTK; via the coding sequence ATGCGAAAAAAGGCGGTCCTGCTCCTGTTGGCACTGGGCGTCATGTCCCTTATGTCCCTTCCGGCCCTGGCGGCGGATAAGCCGGTCTACGGGGGAACCCTGGTCTACCGGGAGGCGTCGGATCCCCCCAAGATAGACCCGGCGTTCACCACCGACACCGCCTCCGACCGGGCATCCAACCTTATCTTCGAGACGCTGGTCTTCAACGATCCGGACGGCAAGAAGATCCTGCCGGGCCTTGCGGAGTCCTGGACCATAAACAAGGACTCCACGGTGTTCACCTTCAAGCTCCGCAAGGGTGTCAAGTTCCACAGCGTGAGCGAGGGCAAGCCCACGCTGAACAAGGGCCGGGAGGTGAAGGCGGAGGACGTGAAGTACTCCTTCGAGCGTCTGGTCCGTCTCAAGAGCCCCCGGGCCTACTTCGTGGAGCAGATAAAGGGCTACAAGGAGTTCACCGAGGGGAAGGCCAAGGAGTGGTCCGGGATAAAGGTTCTGGACCCCTACACGGTGCAGTTCACCCTTGAGTACCCCTTCGCCCCGTTCCTTGCGGTGCTGGCGTACCACGCGTTCAGCGTGGTTCCCCGGGAGGACGCGGAGAAGTGGGGCAAGGACTTCTCGTTCCACCCGGTGGGCACCGGTCCGTTCGTGTTCAAGGAGTGGAAGCACGACCAGCGTTTCGTGGTGGAGCGGAACCCCCATTACTGGGGCAAGGATGCCCAGGGGAACAGGCTTCCCTACGTGGACCGGGTGGAGCTTCGGGTTATCCCCGACCAGTCGGTGGCGTGGCTGGAGTTCAAAAAGGGCAACATCGATATCCTTACCGCCGTTCCCGACGAGGTCTACAAGGAGTGCGTGGCCACCTACGGTCCCAAGAAGCTGTTCGTGGAGCGTCCCTGGGTTGGGACCTACTACATCGGCATGAACACCTCCAAGCCCCCCTTCAAGGACAACGTGAAGCTCCGCCAGGCGCTGAACTGGGCCATCGACCGGCAGGCCATCAACCAGATGATCCTCAACGGTCGGCGCAAGGTCAACAAGGGGGTCCTGCCCCCCGGCATGCCGGGCTTCAACCCCAACCTGAAGGGCTACGGCTATGACCCCGCCAAGGCGAAGAAGCTCCTGGCGGAGGCGGGCTACCCCAACGGGCTGGACGTGGAGCTCCAGTTCAATGCCGGTGCGGGCCACAAGGCCATCTGCGAGGCGGTCCAGGCCCAGCTGTCCCAGATAGGGGTCAACGTGAAGCTGAAGGAGCTGGACTGGGGGGTTCACCTGGATACCTGCGATCGTGGTGAGACCCAGATGTTCCGCATGGGTTGGGTGGTGGACTACATGGACCCGGACAACTTCCTGTTCGTGAACCTCCACTCCTCCAACTTCGGCTCCAAGGGGAACTACTCCTTCTACAAGAACCCCAAGGTGGACCAGCTCCTGTCCGAGGCCAGGCGGGAGTCCAACTGGGGCAAGCGGATGAAGCTTTACCAGGAGGCGGAGCAGCTGATCGTCAACGACGCCCCCTGGATCTTCCTCTTCGCCTACACCACCAGCATGGTCCATCAGCCCAACGTGAAGAACGTGGTCCTACCTGCCATGGGAGACTATCAGATAGACCTGTCCAGGGTCTGGAAGACGAAGTAG
- a CDS encoding ABC transporter permease, with protein sequence MFQYVLRKLLVSIPVVWGVVTVIFILMAVVPGDPARIMMGQRGDPETLARIRADLGLDKPLTVQYVDFLSKLVRGDLGKSYRTNEPVSKAIGERFGVTMRLAIWCIVLATIVGVAAGIMSAVKQYSIFDYSAMFIAIAGVSAPVFWFSLLLLLVFAYGLHWVPGVGYEDGSFRYMVLPIIALGLRPAAIIARLTRSCMLEVLSMDYIRTARAKGLSERAVVLKHALKNAMIPVVTIVGAEMSGLLSGAVLTETVFALPGVGRLAVEALVARDFPMIRGTVIVIALIFLVANLLVDLSYGLFDPRIRYE encoded by the coding sequence TTGTTTCAGTACGTCCTTCGCAAGCTTCTGGTCTCCATACCGGTGGTGTGGGGAGTGGTGACCGTCATCTTCATCCTCATGGCGGTGGTCCCCGGCGATCCCGCCAGGATAATGATGGGTCAGCGGGGAGATCCGGAGACGCTGGCCCGGATAAGGGCTGACCTGGGACTGGACAAGCCCTTGACGGTCCAGTACGTGGACTTCCTGTCCAAGCTGGTAAGGGGTGACCTTGGCAAGTCCTATAGGACCAACGAGCCGGTCTCCAAGGCCATAGGGGAGAGGTTCGGGGTCACCATGAGGCTCGCCATATGGTGCATCGTCCTGGCCACCATAGTGGGTGTGGCGGCGGGGATAATGTCCGCGGTCAAACAGTACTCCATCTTCGACTACTCCGCCATGTTCATAGCCATAGCGGGGGTGAGCGCCCCGGTCTTCTGGTTCAGCCTGTTGCTCCTCCTGGTCTTCGCCTACGGTCTCCACTGGGTGCCCGGGGTGGGTTACGAGGATGGGTCGTTCAGGTACATGGTGTTGCCCATCATAGCCCTGGGGCTGAGGCCCGCAGCCATAATAGCCCGGCTCACCCGGTCGTGCATGCTGGAGGTCCTCAGCATGGACTACATAAGGACCGCCCGGGCCAAGGGGCTCTCGGAGCGGGCGGTGGTGTTAAAGCACGCCCTCAAGAACGCCATGATCCCGGTGGTCACCATCGTTGGGGCCGAGATGTCTGGGCTTTTGTCCGGGGCGGTGCTCACCGAGACGGTCTTCGCCCTGCCCGGGGTGGGGAGGCTGGCGGTGGAGGCCCTGGTGGCTCGGGACTTCCCCATGATAAGGGGCACCGTCATCGTCATAGCCCTCATCTTCCTGGTGGCCAACCTCTTGGTGGACCTCTCCTACGGGCTCTTCGATCCCAGGATACGCTACGAGTAG
- a CDS encoding ABC transporter permease: protein MSVSENVTPNVCTAVVEEPKPRSLWADAWLRFKRNKLAMAGLIMTITVILAAVFAPVIAPYDPVKQLIWTEGMSARLAAPSAKHIMGTDLYGRDIFSRILYGARISLQIGIFATVVSLLIGIPMGAIAGYVGGKVDDFISWVMNVIYAFPFLLFVLAVVAVFKDPGLSTVYVAIGLISWVSIARVLRAQFMQLREMEFVEAAKALGLPSWRILFVHILPSAMAPVIVQATMGMGGIIMIEAGLAFLGFGAQPPTPSWGLMISEGQQYLASGIWWWSIFPGLAIMYTVLAFNFLGDGLRDALDVRMKR, encoded by the coding sequence ATGAGCGTTAGCGAGAACGTGACTCCTAATGTATGCACCGCGGTGGTGGAGGAGCCGAAGCCCCGGAGCCTCTGGGCGGACGCGTGGCTCAGGTTCAAGCGCAACAAGCTGGCCATGGCGGGGCTCATCATGACCATCACGGTGATCCTGGCGGCGGTCTTCGCCCCGGTGATCGCCCCTTACGACCCGGTTAAGCAGCTCATCTGGACCGAGGGCATGTCCGCCCGGCTGGCGGCCCCCTCCGCCAAGCACATCATGGGCACCGACCTTTACGGCCGGGACATCTTCAGCCGGATCCTCTACGGGGCCAGGATATCCCTGCAGATAGGCATCTTCGCCACCGTGGTCTCCCTGCTGATAGGCATCCCCATGGGGGCCATAGCGGGCTACGTGGGGGGCAAGGTGGACGACTTCATATCCTGGGTGATGAACGTCATCTACGCCTTCCCGTTCCTGCTGTTCGTCCTGGCGGTGGTGGCGGTCTTCAAGGACCCGGGGCTCAGCACCGTGTACGTGGCCATAGGGCTCATAAGCTGGGTCTCCATCGCCCGGGTGCTGCGGGCCCAGTTCATGCAGCTTAGGGAGATGGAGTTCGTGGAGGCCGCCAAGGCCCTGGGGCTTCCATCCTGGCGGATCCTCTTCGTGCACATCCTGCCCTCCGCCATGGCGCCCGTCATCGTCCAGGCCACCATGGGCATGGGAGGCATCATCATGATCGAGGCGGGGCTGGCCTTCCTTGGCTTCGGCGCCCAACCCCCCACGCCTTCCTGGGGGCTCATGATATCCGAGGGGCAGCAGTACCTGGCGTCCGGAATTTGGTGGTGGTCCATCTTCCCGGGGCTGGCCATAATGTACACCGTTCTGGCCTTCAACTTCCTGGGGGACGGCCTTCGGGACGCCCTGGACGTGCGGATGAAGCGATAG
- a CDS encoding ABC transporter ATP-binding protein, which translates to MLLSIESLRTSFHTDHGVVRAVDGVSYQVKPGETLCVVGESGCGKSVTALSVMGLLQKPSGRVDGGKIVFQGVNLLELSEAEMRKVRGNSISMIFQEPMTSLNPVFTVGEQIREPLMLHQGLTKSQADERALEMLVKVGISEPRKRLDSYPHQMSGGMRQRVMIAMALACNPKLLIADEPTTALDVTVQAQILDLMRNLKKDFGSAIMLITHDLGVVAEMADRVVVMYGGQVVEEALVREAFKDPLHPYTRGLLESIPRLNEDRDRLAVIPGSVPDPRYFPAGCRFSNRCASCHDRCVVEGPPFYQLSDGRKVRCFLYDGDSRVTGVE; encoded by the coding sequence ATGTTGCTTTCTATAGAGTCCTTGAGGACCTCCTTCCACACGGATCACGGGGTGGTTCGGGCGGTTGACGGGGTCAGCTACCAGGTGAAGCCCGGGGAGACCCTCTGCGTGGTGGGCGAGTCGGGGTGCGGCAAGTCGGTCACCGCCCTGTCGGTCATGGGGCTCCTTCAGAAGCCCTCCGGTCGGGTGGACGGGGGCAAGATAGTCTTCCAGGGGGTGAACCTGCTGGAGCTCTCCGAGGCGGAGATGCGGAAGGTGCGGGGCAACTCCATATCCATGATCTTCCAGGAGCCCATGACCAGCCTTAACCCGGTCTTCACCGTAGGCGAGCAGATAAGGGAGCCCTTGATGCTCCACCAGGGGCTCACCAAGTCCCAGGCGGACGAGAGGGCCCTGGAGATGCTGGTGAAGGTGGGCATATCGGAGCCCCGCAAGAGGCTGGACTCGTACCCCCACCAGATGTCCGGTGGCATGAGGCAGCGGGTCATGATCGCCATGGCCCTGGCGTGCAACCCCAAGCTGTTGATCGCCGACGAGCCCACCACCGCCCTGGACGTGACGGTCCAGGCCCAGATACTGGACCTGATGCGGAACCTGAAGAAGGACTTCGGATCCGCCATAATGCTCATAACCCACGACCTGGGGGTGGTGGCGGAGATGGCGGACCGGGTGGTGGTCATGTACGGGGGCCAGGTGGTGGAGGAGGCCCTGGTTCGGGAGGCCTTCAAGGACCCGCTGCACCCCTACACCCGGGGGCTTCTGGAGTCCATACCCCGGCTGAACGAGGACCGGGACCGACTGGCGGTGATCCCCGGCTCGGTGCCGGATCCAAGGTACTTCCCCGCCGGCTGCCGGTTCTCCAACCGGTGCGCCAGCTGTCACGACCGGTGCGTGGTGGAGGGACCCCCCTTCTACCAGCTGAGCGACGGGCGCAAGGTCAGGTGTTTCCTCTACGACGGGGACTCTAGGGTTACGGGGGTGGAGTAG